One Alicyclobacillus acidoterrestris DNA window includes the following coding sequences:
- a CDS encoding DinB family protein: protein MITERPLPSDYEAYFGQYIDLVPTGDLHQVYQTQMESVYAQIAGLSEREGEFRYADGKWSVKEIIGHLSDAERMFGYQIFCMARGYSAPIPPLNLAQCVIQGKFHLRPLREILEEWKTVRQSTRSLIQTLTHEDLRKTGVARSHPVTVLAAACIILGHVEHHMRILRARYL, encoded by the coding sequence GTGATCACAGAACGCCCGTTGCCTAGTGACTATGAAGCGTATTTCGGACAATACATCGATCTCGTGCCAACGGGGGATTTGCACCAAGTTTATCAAACACAAATGGAATCCGTTTACGCGCAAATTGCTGGATTGTCCGAGCGCGAAGGTGAGTTTCGTTACGCGGACGGAAAGTGGAGTGTCAAAGAAATCATTGGACATTTGAGTGACGCTGAGCGGATGTTCGGTTATCAAATTTTTTGCATGGCACGCGGGTATTCCGCACCAATTCCTCCTCTGAATCTAGCGCAATGTGTGATTCAGGGGAAGTTTCATCTTCGACCGCTACGCGAAATATTAGAAGAATGGAAGACTGTGAGACAATCGACACGTTCTTTGATTCAAACCTTGACACATGAGGACTTGAGAAAGACGGGGGTGGCGAGAAGCCACCCTGTGACCGTGCTTGCGGCAGCATGCATCATTCTAGGGCATGTGGAGCATCACATGCGTATTCTGCGGGCGCGATATTTGTAA
- a CDS encoding LysR family transcriptional regulator, translating to MDTKDLQLFLAVARNKSISRTAEQLFMSQSTVTTRLQRLERDIGYQLFDRTPNGVQLTPAGRGFLPLAEQMVSIERQMIEPAKQPRRTLRVMSGRAFVSTDVPMCLHRIVELEDVRLKVRMGLYVDMVDALINSQVDFCFLGEPVYHPRVRLIEFPDDAIDLVVPANHPFTQDFPGIHAIASEPFIAFSDSTAPFRKRVTMLLAKHDLYPDVRMELDSIDGIKAMVAQGLGVSLLPRRTLVDAASKGCAAIPVNDESFRRPTLLAYPDILEDEPLTKRFIQVVSEHYHHQARFHHDSSV from the coding sequence ATGGATACAAAAGATTTACAACTATTTCTGGCGGTAGCGCGCAATAAGTCCATCTCTCGGACGGCAGAACAACTGTTCATGTCACAATCGACAGTAACCACTCGGCTCCAGCGATTGGAACGCGACATTGGCTACCAACTGTTTGACAGGACGCCGAATGGCGTTCAGTTAACACCAGCCGGGCGCGGTTTTCTTCCGCTCGCTGAGCAGATGGTGTCGATTGAGCGGCAAATGATTGAGCCCGCAAAACAACCTAGGCGGACGCTGCGAGTCATGTCCGGGCGAGCCTTCGTGTCGACTGACGTCCCCATGTGCCTGCATCGTATTGTCGAATTGGAGGACGTGCGCCTGAAGGTTCGAATGGGGCTTTATGTAGACATGGTTGATGCTTTAATCAACAGCCAAGTGGATTTTTGCTTTCTTGGTGAGCCCGTGTACCACCCGCGCGTACGGCTGATTGAATTTCCAGACGACGCGATTGACCTGGTGGTTCCAGCGAACCATCCATTTACCCAGGACTTCCCGGGAATTCACGCCATCGCATCCGAACCGTTCATTGCGTTTAGCGATTCCACCGCGCCATTTCGCAAACGCGTGACCATGCTGTTGGCAAAACATGACTTATACCCGGATGTTCGCATGGAATTAGACAGCATCGACGGCATTAAGGCAATGGTCGCCCAAGGCCTCGGCGTCTCTCTCTTACCCCGTCGCACACTTGTCGATGCCGCCAGCAAAGGCTGTGCCGCGATTCCCGTCAACGACGAATCCTTTCGGCGTCCGACGTTGCTCGCCTACCCAGACATCCTGGAAGATGAGCCGCTTACCAAGCGGTTTATTCAAGTTGTGAGTGAACACTACCATCATCAAGCGCGTTTCCATCACGACAGCTCGGTGTAA
- a CDS encoding 4Fe-4S dicluster domain-containing protein, whose protein sequence is MIELVSNERCIKCGICVKVCPTDVFDMDENSFPTIARQDDCQTCFMCEAYCPVDALFVSPFADEVVTVNEKELISTSTLGSWRRTIGWGKGRTKLAAEDTTPFIDRILPR, encoded by the coding sequence ATGATTGAATTGGTGAGTAACGAACGCTGTATCAAATGCGGTATTTGCGTTAAAGTCTGCCCAACTGACGTATTCGATATGGACGAGAACAGCTTCCCTACTATCGCCCGACAAGATGATTGTCAAACCTGCTTTATGTGTGAAGCGTATTGCCCCGTCGACGCACTGTTCGTTTCCCCTTTTGCAGACGAAGTTGTTACAGTCAATGAAAAAGAACTGATCTCGACGAGCACCCTCGGCAGTTGGCGTCGAACAATCGGTTGGGGAAAGGGCCGCACGAAGTTGGCAGCAGAAGACACTACACCATTTATTGATAGAATTTTGCCGCGATGA
- a CDS encoding FAD-dependent oxidoreductase — protein MTSAEIRLDSDVLIIGGGPAGAWAAWSAATNGAKVVLVDKGYFGTSGATAPGGTNLLYIPPEPTLREDAALLRYREGGYLSDPAWTHRVIDQVYENLAFVESWGYPFVRDESGTPMRDHLQGPEYMRLMRRVVRQTGVQVLDHAPALELLVDAHGVGGARGMMRQAKCTWEVRANAVVLASGGCAFLSKSLGCNVLTGDGLLMASEVGAPLSGMEFSRSYAPSAAFGSVTRGRLLNWATYSLEDGTIIEPSSHGRAGDILPHMLIKGPVYAVLDKADTPEKRAILRKSHAIFFVPYDRAGIDPFTERFPLRLRYEGTVRGTGGVRLEHEDCATSVAGLYAAGDAASRERVMGGKSGGGAYNAAWAISSGTWAGRAAAAYALSGRVKANGRSLRSTGQFGLDLTDANHKQETAITDLIRGVQNEVFPLHINYFRSEAGLSQSMQRLNQLWTQAKQQSAHNLRDRIRLREALAMVLAARWMYSAALARKETRGMHTLAEYPDIDQTLGHRLTVSGFDDIIVQPESSEPTRVCQST, from the coding sequence ATGACAAGCGCTGAAATTCGACTTGATTCCGACGTGTTAATTATTGGCGGTGGCCCCGCAGGTGCGTGGGCTGCTTGGAGTGCGGCCACAAACGGCGCGAAGGTCGTCCTCGTCGACAAAGGATATTTCGGCACAAGTGGCGCCACGGCACCTGGTGGGACAAATTTGCTATACATACCGCCAGAACCGACACTGCGTGAAGATGCCGCGTTACTTCGCTATCGGGAGGGAGGTTATTTATCAGATCCCGCCTGGACGCACCGAGTCATCGATCAAGTATACGAAAACCTAGCTTTCGTCGAATCTTGGGGCTACCCGTTCGTCCGTGACGAAAGCGGGACGCCAATGAGAGATCATCTGCAAGGCCCCGAATACATGCGCCTGATGAGACGGGTCGTCCGACAGACAGGTGTCCAAGTACTAGATCACGCACCAGCGCTAGAACTGCTGGTGGATGCCCACGGCGTCGGCGGGGCTCGAGGAATGATGCGCCAAGCAAAGTGCACATGGGAAGTGCGAGCGAACGCGGTCGTTCTAGCATCGGGTGGCTGCGCATTTCTAAGCAAGAGCCTCGGTTGCAACGTGTTAACAGGAGATGGTCTACTAATGGCTTCCGAAGTTGGCGCACCATTATCAGGTATGGAATTTAGTCGTTCCTATGCGCCGAGTGCCGCCTTCGGTTCTGTTACACGCGGACGCCTTCTCAACTGGGCTACGTACAGTTTAGAAGACGGAACTATCATTGAACCGTCAAGTCATGGGCGCGCAGGAGATATCTTGCCGCACATGTTAATTAAGGGTCCCGTATACGCGGTCCTAGACAAAGCGGATACACCTGAAAAACGCGCCATCCTGCGTAAGTCACACGCCATTTTTTTCGTGCCATATGATCGCGCCGGGATCGACCCATTCACAGAACGCTTTCCTCTCCGCCTCCGCTATGAAGGCACCGTTCGGGGCACTGGCGGAGTTCGACTAGAGCATGAAGATTGCGCCACGTCGGTCGCTGGGCTGTACGCAGCAGGCGATGCCGCATCACGAGAGCGCGTCATGGGCGGCAAATCAGGAGGCGGTGCGTATAATGCCGCTTGGGCTATATCCTCTGGCACATGGGCAGGCCGCGCCGCTGCCGCCTACGCACTCAGTGGACGAGTCAAAGCAAACGGAAGAAGTCTTCGTTCCACAGGACAATTCGGCTTAGACTTAACAGATGCGAATCACAAACAGGAAACAGCTATCACAGACCTCATCCGAGGCGTTCAGAACGAAGTATTCCCCCTACACATTAACTACTTCCGCAGTGAAGCTGGACTAAGTCAATCGATGCAGAGGTTAAACCAACTGTGGACACAGGCAAAACAACAGTCCGCACACAACTTACGCGACAGAATTCGGCTGCGAGAAGCTCTTGCGATGGTTCTAGCGGCACGTTGGATGTACAGTGCAGCGTTAGCTAGAAAAGAGACACGAGGCATGCACACACTGGCCGAATATCCTGACATAGACCAAACACTTGGCCATCGCCTGACGGTCTCTGGATTTGACGACATCATTGTTCAACCGGAGTCGTCGGAGCCAACCCGAGTATGCCAGTCGACATAA
- a CDS encoding ABC transporter substrate-binding protein, translating into MTKRLNRYPRMNCTSLLASTLAISLALAGCGTAQPAGNHSNASEASSTASVLRFGYIASKGNTPGDPIGWAVKTGLIKKYYAQLGISDIQFTPFVNGPDLVAALQGGSIDAGELGDTPAVNAEANGYQSDLIDFTNLNQEVWLVTKKNGPKTLQDLKGQTVATSPGSYMSRYLLTLLKNEGLSQQVKVDPIYPADAESALQSGRIAAYAAPTDTGPQLQQLGFPVIDKASEHQLTGTSVTVASPKFVTAHPNFAKAWVEMTEASVSDIRQHADEYYQFASDASGFPVDIVKASSPISNLPTTQFPTQGIQSLNAVEQFLLQQGLAKNQFSIQDWEVK; encoded by the coding sequence ATGACCAAGCGCCTCAATAGATACCCAAGAATGAATTGCACATCTTTGTTAGCATCCACACTGGCTATATCCTTAGCCCTCGCAGGTTGCGGCACAGCGCAACCTGCAGGTAATCACTCGAACGCAAGTGAGGCGTCTAGCACTGCAAGCGTGCTCCGATTTGGATATATCGCGTCTAAAGGCAATACACCGGGTGATCCAATTGGTTGGGCAGTCAAAACGGGCTTGATTAAGAAGTACTACGCACAATTAGGAATTTCTGATATTCAATTTACGCCGTTTGTGAATGGACCTGATTTAGTCGCCGCGTTACAGGGGGGTTCCATCGACGCCGGTGAGTTAGGAGACACCCCAGCAGTGAATGCTGAAGCCAACGGATATCAAAGCGACCTAATCGATTTTACTAACCTAAATCAGGAGGTTTGGTTAGTCACAAAGAAAAATGGACCAAAGACACTGCAGGACTTAAAGGGGCAAACGGTCGCCACATCCCCCGGCTCCTACATGAGTCGCTACTTATTGACGCTACTCAAAAATGAGGGGCTGTCACAGCAAGTGAAAGTTGACCCAATTTACCCCGCGGATGCGGAGTCCGCCCTACAATCTGGCCGCATTGCGGCATACGCAGCGCCCACAGATACCGGTCCACAATTACAACAACTCGGATTCCCCGTGATTGACAAAGCATCCGAACACCAGCTAACCGGAACCAGTGTGACAGTCGCTTCTCCGAAGTTTGTCACTGCGCACCCAAACTTTGCAAAAGCTTGGGTCGAAATGACGGAAGCATCCGTATCGGACATCCGCCAACATGCCGATGAGTACTATCAATTTGCGTCGGATGCTTCTGGATTCCCGGTCGATATTGTCAAGGCATCCTCCCCTATTTCGAATTTACCGACAACACAGTTTCCAACACAAGGGATACAGTCCTTGAACGCCGTCGAGCAATTTTTGCTTCAACAAGGCCTAGCTAAAAACCAATTTTCCATTCAGGACTGGGAAGTGAAATAA
- a CDS encoding 4Fe-4S dicluster domain-containing protein — protein sequence MIELISKSLCTKCNLCVAVCPTNVFDKVDGSLPIISRQSDCQTCFMCELYCPVDALYVAPEADCSVEVEENQLSSTGVLGSYRSVIGWNPRRPLSDAKDKSYKMFEAMAQSEGIPMSPPTK from the coding sequence GTGATTGAACTAATCAGCAAATCACTCTGCACAAAATGTAATCTATGTGTCGCAGTCTGCCCTACCAATGTGTTTGACAAAGTCGATGGCAGCCTTCCCATCATTAGCCGCCAGTCGGACTGCCAAACCTGCTTCATGTGCGAGTTGTACTGCCCAGTCGATGCACTTTACGTGGCCCCCGAAGCGGATTGTTCCGTAGAAGTGGAAGAGAACCAGTTAAGTAGCACTGGGGTACTCGGGAGTTATCGTTCGGTAATCGGTTGGAACCCGCGGCGTCCGCTATCTGACGCAAAAGATAAATCATACAAAATGTTTGAAGCCATGGCGCAGTCCGAAGGAATACCCATGTCACCTCCTACTAAATGA
- a CDS encoding FAD-dependent oxidoreductase: protein MSRVNRLDLRKDLELNTYADVLVIGGGPAGTWSAIRAASEGASVILVDKGFCGTSGATAPSGTGVWYVEPREEARQKAMQSRYSLGGFLAEETWMRRVLDRTWENMNAIASWGYPFPLDDQGQPHLRTLQGPEYMRLMRRRVLQAGVTILDHSPATTLLVDQHGVAGASGVNIQKNQNWTIRSSAVVIATGGCAFLSKALGCNVLTGDGLLLAAEAGASMSGMEFSNAYAICPKFASVTKTAFYIWASFYHESGELIEGAGSQRGRSVIARTLLSEPVFARLDKATDEMKVWMRQAQPNFFLPFDRAGIDPFTDRFEVTLRLEGTVRGTGGIRIVNEACATDVPGLYAAGDAATRELICGGFTGGGSHNAAWAMSSGYWSGEAAAKYAKQLGSKRAARIGTPLDQASAQARSEDNLGLSTDDVVNAVQNEVMPYDRNLFRTAERLTDSLGRLDSLWHYIRHEAMPTGTALKRREAQAMTAVSRWMYHTALARKETRGMHRREDFTAPNPNQHHRLITKGLDDIRIETEPVKAPLGGVLL, encoded by the coding sequence ATGAGCAGAGTAAACCGTTTGGATCTGCGCAAAGACCTCGAATTGAACACGTACGCAGACGTCCTGGTCATTGGAGGTGGACCCGCTGGTACGTGGTCGGCTATCCGCGCCGCATCCGAAGGAGCGTCGGTCATTCTCGTCGACAAGGGGTTTTGTGGAACAAGTGGTGCCACTGCGCCATCTGGTACCGGTGTGTGGTATGTAGAGCCGCGAGAAGAAGCGAGACAAAAAGCCATGCAAAGTAGATATTCGCTAGGCGGATTTCTCGCTGAAGAAACGTGGATGCGCAGAGTCCTCGATAGGACATGGGAAAATATGAACGCCATTGCGAGTTGGGGTTATCCATTCCCCTTAGACGACCAAGGCCAGCCACATCTTCGTACATTACAGGGACCTGAATACATGCGCTTAATGAGGCGGCGAGTGTTACAAGCCGGCGTAACGATCTTAGATCACAGTCCAGCTACGACTCTTCTCGTAGATCAACACGGGGTAGCAGGAGCATCCGGAGTGAATATACAAAAAAATCAGAACTGGACAATCCGCTCTAGTGCCGTAGTTATCGCCACGGGTGGCTGTGCGTTCTTGAGCAAGGCGTTAGGATGCAATGTCTTGACGGGTGACGGGTTATTGCTCGCCGCAGAAGCTGGTGCTTCCATGTCGGGCATGGAGTTCTCAAACGCATACGCCATCTGCCCGAAGTTCGCTTCTGTTACGAAAACGGCGTTCTACATCTGGGCTTCCTTCTACCATGAATCGGGTGAGTTAATCGAAGGTGCAGGCTCACAACGCGGCCGATCCGTCATTGCCCGCACACTCCTGTCGGAGCCAGTATTCGCACGTTTGGATAAAGCGACCGACGAGATGAAGGTATGGATGCGACAAGCGCAGCCCAACTTCTTTCTTCCGTTTGATAGAGCCGGAATCGATCCGTTTACGGACCGTTTCGAAGTCACGTTGCGCCTAGAAGGAACCGTCCGTGGCACCGGTGGCATCCGAATCGTGAACGAAGCATGCGCGACGGATGTTCCAGGTTTGTATGCCGCAGGTGATGCCGCAACGAGAGAATTGATTTGCGGCGGATTTACCGGAGGTGGAAGCCACAACGCAGCTTGGGCAATGTCGTCTGGATATTGGTCTGGTGAGGCCGCCGCAAAGTATGCGAAGCAGTTGGGCTCCAAACGTGCTGCTCGAATCGGAACACCCCTCGACCAAGCCAGCGCGCAAGCGCGCAGCGAAGATAACCTGGGCTTATCCACAGACGACGTGGTCAATGCCGTTCAAAACGAAGTCATGCCCTACGATAGAAATTTGTTTCGCACAGCAGAAAGACTAACCGATTCTCTAGGACGTCTGGATAGTCTCTGGCATTACATTCGCCACGAAGCAATGCCTACTGGCACGGCCCTGAAGAGACGTGAAGCACAGGCAATGACAGCGGTATCGAGATGGATGTACCATACGGCACTCGCCCGCAAAGAGACGCGTGGCATGCACCGGCGAGAAGACTTTACAGCACCAAATCCTAATCAACACCATCGCCTCATCACCAAAGGACTAGATGACATTCGCATTGAGACGGAACCTGTTAAGGCGCCATTGGGAGGTGTTTTACTGTGA
- the ssuC gene encoding aliphatic sulfonate ABC transporter permease SsuC: protein MQSRVTKNASEQLVPWVLPILLVVIWQVFGSLSLIKSQILPTPLQVIEAGIRLTENGELLTNIGISTERAFVGFAIGGSIGFVLGVINGISHRAERFLDTTIQMIRTVPHLALIPLVIIWFGIGEGAKVFLVALGVFFPIYLNTFHGIRSIDPGLIEMGQVYGFRQVKLYRHVILPGAMPSILVGVRFALGIMWISLIVAETVSATSGIGYMAMNAREFMQMDVVVLSIVLYAILGKLSDTAAKVLERRCIQWRPVVVTRKWSARKPVKVGIR, encoded by the coding sequence ATGCAAAGCCGGGTTACGAAGAACGCCAGTGAACAGTTGGTCCCGTGGGTGTTACCCATTCTATTGGTCGTCATTTGGCAGGTGTTCGGTAGTCTTTCTCTGATCAAAAGTCAAATACTCCCGACCCCCCTCCAAGTGATAGAGGCCGGTATTAGACTGACTGAGAACGGAGAATTACTAACCAACATTGGTATCAGTACGGAGCGTGCGTTTGTCGGATTTGCAATTGGCGGATCGATTGGGTTTGTCTTGGGTGTTATTAACGGCATTTCGCATCGAGCAGAGCGCTTTCTCGACACGACAATTCAGATGATTCGCACGGTTCCTCATTTGGCATTGATACCACTCGTCATTATTTGGTTTGGCATTGGCGAGGGAGCTAAGGTGTTTCTGGTTGCGTTAGGTGTGTTTTTTCCTATTTATCTCAATACGTTTCACGGTATTCGGTCCATCGACCCGGGGCTCATCGAAATGGGTCAGGTTTATGGGTTTCGCCAAGTGAAATTATACCGTCACGTGATTCTTCCAGGTGCTATGCCTTCGATTCTAGTCGGGGTTCGCTTTGCTTTGGGTATCATGTGGATTTCACTTATTGTCGCGGAAACGGTATCAGCAACTTCTGGCATTGGGTATATGGCTATGAATGCTCGTGAGTTTATGCAAATGGATGTGGTCGTGCTCAGCATTGTCCTGTATGCGATTCTTGGCAAGTTATCGGATACAGCGGCAAAGGTTCTCGAGCGGCGTTGTATCCAATGGCGTCCGGTTGTCGTGACGCGCAAATGGTCGGCGCGTAAACCAGTGAAGGTGGGAATTCGATGA
- a CDS encoding ATP-binding cassette domain-containing protein, producing the protein MRQGLRMRLDDICKEYDNQPVLHNIDLSIEPGEFVAIVGRSGGGKSTLLRLVSGLESASSGKIVFDETEHSGIHHDIRVLFQESRILPWKTVEDNVLLGMEKPDRRRAKEVLTQVGLESKGESWPHTLSGGQRQRVALARALVAAPKMLLLDEPLGALDALTKLEMQRLIEDMWKIHQFTVLIVTHDIQEAVTLADRVILIEHGMIAMDMRIPLDRPRVKDTQFLYYENTILERFFAPTVEQHSLDFIKSGTLSASATAT; encoded by the coding sequence ATGAGACAGGGGCTAAGGATGAGGCTCGATGATATCTGCAAGGAATATGATAATCAGCCGGTCCTTCACAATATTGATTTATCGATTGAGCCTGGAGAATTCGTAGCTATTGTAGGGCGGAGTGGCGGAGGAAAAAGTACGCTTCTTCGTCTGGTGAGTGGACTGGAGTCAGCTTCAAGTGGGAAAATCGTATTTGACGAAACGGAACATTCTGGAATTCACCATGATATTCGTGTACTTTTTCAAGAATCTCGTATTTTGCCGTGGAAAACGGTGGAGGATAATGTTCTTCTTGGAATGGAAAAACCCGACAGGCGCAGAGCAAAGGAAGTTCTTACGCAGGTTGGCCTTGAGTCAAAGGGAGAGAGTTGGCCGCACACGTTGTCCGGAGGTCAGCGGCAACGTGTGGCGCTCGCGCGCGCCCTTGTTGCTGCCCCGAAAATGCTATTATTGGATGAACCATTAGGTGCGTTGGACGCCTTGACAAAACTTGAAATGCAGCGGCTCATCGAGGACATGTGGAAAATTCATCAATTTACCGTGCTGATTGTCACGCATGATATTCAAGAGGCAGTCACATTGGCGGACAGAGTGATTCTCATTGAGCATGGAATGATTGCGATGGACATGCGCATTCCACTAGATAGACCGAGGGTGAAAGATACACAATTTTTGTACTACGAAAACACGATTTTAGAACGATTCTTTGCACCCACTGTTGAACAGCACTCTCTGGATTTCATCAAATCAGGTACTTTATCTGCTTCCGCCACAGCAACCTGA
- the mnmA gene encoding tRNA 2-thiouridine(34) synthase MnmA, protein MGNKNSSTRVVVGMSGGVDSSVSALLLKQQGYDVIGIFMKNWDDTDEFGHCTATEDFEDVARVCEQIGIPYYGVNFEREYESRVFQYFLEEYQKGRTPNPDVLCNKEIKFKELLQRALELGADYLATGHYAQVRKGDDGLVQLVRGADANKDQTYFLHTLDQEPLSRAMFPIGHMEKPRVREIAKEFGLATATKKDSTGICFIGEKNFREFLSHYLPAQPGKIEDTEGHVIGQHEGLMYYTMGQRRGIGIGGMNDRSGEPWFVVDKDLDRNVLIVAQGSEHPRLLSTSLMASQLSFVSGQAPSDKEFRCTAKFRYRQEDQGVTVQMREGNTCKVVFDEPQRAITPGQSVVFYDGDVCLGGGIIDSRELVRPS, encoded by the coding sequence ATGGGGAACAAAAATAGCAGCACGCGGGTTGTCGTCGGCATGTCCGGCGGCGTCGATTCATCTGTGAGTGCGCTGCTGCTCAAGCAGCAGGGCTACGACGTGATCGGCATCTTCATGAAGAATTGGGACGACACGGACGAGTTCGGCCATTGTACGGCCACAGAAGACTTTGAAGACGTCGCCCGCGTCTGCGAGCAAATTGGTATTCCCTACTACGGTGTCAACTTTGAACGCGAATACGAATCTCGCGTTTTTCAATATTTCCTGGAAGAGTATCAAAAGGGGCGCACACCCAACCCAGACGTACTCTGCAATAAAGAAATCAAATTTAAAGAACTTCTGCAGCGAGCACTGGAACTAGGCGCAGATTACCTGGCAACTGGTCACTATGCGCAAGTGCGCAAGGGAGACGACGGACTGGTGCAACTGGTGCGCGGGGCAGACGCCAATAAGGACCAGACGTACTTCCTGCACACGCTGGACCAGGAGCCTCTGTCCCGCGCGATGTTCCCAATTGGCCACATGGAAAAGCCCCGCGTCCGGGAAATCGCCAAGGAGTTTGGTCTGGCAACTGCGACCAAAAAAGACAGCACGGGGATTTGCTTCATTGGCGAAAAGAATTTTCGCGAGTTTCTCAGTCACTATTTGCCGGCGCAGCCAGGGAAAATTGAGGACACAGAAGGCCATGTCATTGGCCAACACGAGGGACTCATGTATTACACGATGGGCCAACGCCGTGGAATCGGGATTGGCGGCATGAACGACCGATCCGGCGAACCATGGTTCGTAGTCGATAAGGATTTAGATAGAAACGTGCTGATTGTGGCACAAGGGTCAGAGCACCCTCGTCTCTTGTCGACAAGCCTGATGGCGAGTCAGTTGTCCTTTGTCAGTGGTCAAGCCCCGTCCGACAAGGAGTTTCGCTGTACGGCAAAATTCCGCTATCGCCAAGAGGACCAAGGCGTCACCGTCCAAATGCGCGAAGGGAACACCTGCAAGGTCGTCTTTGACGAACCCCAACGTGCGATTACACCCGGTCAGTCCGTGGTCTTTTACGATGGCGACGTGTGCCTCGGCGGTGGCATCATCGACTCCCGCGAGCTCGTCCGTCCATCGTAA
- a CDS encoding SDR family NAD(P)-dependent oxidoreductase gives MAISGAGKVAVVTGASAGIGYSTAVGLAEAGFQLAVGARRKDGLVKLVEDIQRRTGVKPFAESLDVTDKESVDAFVKGVVSEYGKVNVLVNNAGKALGVDYIDERANEDDWEVMLDTNVLGLLRMTKRLVPYLVESGDGHIINLGSTAGHEAYAGGGVYCATKFGVRAITGALRQELLGKPVRVTSIDPGMVETEFSVVRFHGDTERASRVYEGFRPLTAEDVADCIVFAATRPAHVNIDNIILKSVDQADATRVARKGQ, from the coding sequence ATGGCGATTTCTGGAGCGGGTAAAGTAGCGGTCGTGACGGGAGCGAGTGCAGGGATTGGATACAGCACAGCCGTTGGCTTGGCAGAGGCTGGATTTCAACTCGCAGTCGGCGCGCGTCGCAAGGATGGCTTGGTGAAACTGGTCGAGGATATTCAACGGCGCACCGGCGTCAAGCCGTTTGCAGAGTCGCTCGACGTCACAGACAAGGAATCGGTGGACGCATTTGTCAAAGGCGTCGTCTCTGAATACGGCAAGGTCAACGTCCTAGTCAACAATGCGGGAAAGGCGCTCGGCGTCGATTACATTGATGAACGGGCGAACGAGGACGATTGGGAAGTCATGCTCGACACGAATGTGCTGGGGCTGTTGCGCATGACCAAACGCCTTGTCCCATATCTTGTAGAGAGCGGCGATGGACATATTATCAACCTTGGATCCACCGCGGGACATGAGGCATACGCTGGAGGCGGCGTCTATTGTGCCACCAAGTTTGGCGTTCGCGCCATCACGGGTGCGTTGCGTCAGGAGTTGTTGGGTAAGCCCGTGCGGGTGACGAGTATCGACCCTGGCATGGTTGAGACGGAGTTCAGCGTCGTGCGCTTCCATGGCGATACAGAGCGCGCATCGCGCGTGTATGAGGGTTTTCGTCCATTGACGGCAGAGGACGTAGCGGATTGCATCGTCTTTGCGGCGACGCGGCCAGCGCACGTCAATATCGACAACATCATTTTGAAGTCGGTCGACCAAGCCGACGCAACGCGGGTTGCGCGGAAGGGACAGTAA